AAGCTCTTGGAGCGGCCTTAGATTTGGAACTCGAATTTGACCATTCCTTGAAATTTTTTACGATTCTTGGAGGCAGCGTCCCCTCTGTTTTTCACGATTTCTTTGAACTTTCTCTCAAGTTTTTTTTTTCGTTCTGCCGCGCCCCCCTTCTAGCCGGTTTCTTTCTCCCTATCTATAGTCATGAAGTAGGTTAGCCACTAAGAATTGGCGCCGTCTAAGGTGAGCAACGTGGATAGGTCTCTCACCGTGAGAGAccattttttccttcttttttttttcaaatgaacaAGAGCCGTTAGATTAGCTGTCCCTAATGGTCACTCACTTCACTAACACACACCATATCACCACCATCCCTTACACCTTTTGCAAACGTACAACACACCTTTCTTCACCGTCCTTCTTCCACTGTGTCCTTCTTCCATTGTCcttcttcatttctttttctgCAGCCATTACTCTTCCTTCTGCGTTTTATTTTTCTGAAaccattttcttcttcattttcttttgtgCTCCCTTCTGATTTCTTCTTTTTGCGCTCCCTTCTGATTTCTTCTTTTGCGCTCCCTTCTGATTTCTTcttcatttctttcattttcgaCCCTCTTCCATTAACGATTTGTGTCTGAAGCAAGTTTTTGTGCTTAGTAAAAGTAACAGATATTGAGTTAAAGATGGATGGTGGTGACGTTATTGGCCATGGAGTAATGCAAGTTAACTCTGTAAGTCAATTTTCAAACAATCTTATCTTGTGGTTGTAACCCTAATTGATGGTTGATTTACTATttagttatttatatttttttaggaaGCACACGATGGGATTTTTCATGAGAATGGTCGTGTTAACGATGACGGTGAACTGGATTTTGTTAGTGATGGATGCTTGGATAATGTTGAATATGACAACAGAGTTGTTggtgaagattctgagtttgaaGAAGTTGAATACTATGATGAAGATGCGGAAGAAGATAATGAATTTTACGGATGTGAATACGAtgatgaagatggagatgatgatggcGAATTAGATGGTGATGATTATGATGACGAGATAGGTTCCGGTTATGTTAGTGGACACGAATATTGGAATACAGATTCAAACGGCGGTGGAATTTCTGGGGAAGGATCGGAATGGGGTTCGGACAGATTGAATGAATCGATATCTTCAGATCAACTTCCAGACGAATCATTTGTTGTTGACGAGTTTGACGATATTGCAAATATGGACATGTTTAACTTGCAATGTGATGATGTTTCGAAGCTGCAATTTGGAAGTCTGGAAATAGCTTACACATGGTACTGTTGGTTTGCAAAGATGAACGGTTTTGCAGTCCGTAAAGGtcaagttattaaaaaaaagagtGGAGATGTTACTCAACAAACATTTCTTTGTAACCTTGCAGGATTTAGGCAAAACAAAGTAGATAATCGCAAACGTGGTCCGAGGCACGAAACCCGGTGTGGATGTGAAGCAAAATTTCGGGTTCATATTGATATAATTTCACACCGTTGGTATGTCACAGTTTTTACCTTTGAGCACAATCATGCAATGTTAAAGGAGAAGCACTGCAGGCTGTTGGCAGGTAATAGGAAGCTTAGTAAGTCAGATAAGATGCAAATTAAGAATTTTGGGAATGTCGGAATCAAAGTAACTCAAATGATTGGTTCATTCGCTAATGCTGCCGGGGGGTGTGATAAGGTAGGATTTTTGAAGAAGGATGTACATAATCAAATTGCAAGACAAAGGAAAGAGATGTCTTCTGATGCTAAAGGTGCTGTCAGGTATCTTATTGATCTTCGTGTAATAGATCCATTGATGCTTGTTGCACACACGGTGGGTGCGGATGGAACGTTGCAAAACCTATTTTGGAGCGACGGTGAGAGTCAAAAGAATTATGAACTGTTTGGTGATGTGCTTGCTTTTGATGCTACCTACAAGAAAAATAAGTACAGGTGCCCATTTGTTGTTTTTTCTGGTGTTAATCACCATAACCAGACGATTATATTTGCTACTGCCATAGTTTCAAATGAGGTTGAAGGGACATATGTATGGTTGCTGGAGCAGTTTTTGGTTGCAATGAAAGGTAAGACACCTTTATCTGTAATAACAGACGGTGATGTTGCTATGAGAAATGCAATCAGGAAAGTCTTTCCCAACAGTTACCACAGGTTATGTGCATGGCATCTCCTacgaaatgcaatttccaacattagCAATCCCAATTTCATCCctgttttcaaaaaattaatgCTTGGTGATCACGATGTTTGGAAATTTGAGAGTCTGTGGAATGAAATGTTAGATAGGTTTGGGTTAGAAGATAATAATTGGATCAATGAATTGTACCAGAAAAGGAAGATGTGGGCAACAGCTCATATTAGGGGAAATTTCTTTGCAGGAATAAGAACGACATCGCGGTGCGAAGCATTTCATAGTCATATGGGACAGTTTGTACACTCGAGGATGAATATGACTGATTTTGTTAAGCAGTTCCATAGGTGTGTGGCATATTTTCGATTTAGAGAGGTTCAAGCTGATTTTGAATCCCAATATGGACAGGCAGTGTTGCATACCAATCTTAGGGCGCTTGAGAGGTCAGCATCAAAGCACTGGACAAAAGAGATATTTGAAATGGTACGATCTGTTATGAAAAAGGTAACCTTAACATCTGTATTAGATATTCAAGATATGGCATCAGTTACCATTTATGCGGTGACAAAATACAGAGACGAAGGGCATGGATGGCGTGTTTCCCACTGTCCATCGAATAACGATTTCAGATGCTCGTGTCTTAGAATGGAATCCATTGGGATTCCTTGTGAGCACATTGTTGCTGTGATGGTTTATCTTAATATTGTAGAATTTCCTGAGAATCTTGTGTTGAATCGTTGGTCATTATATGCGAAGGAGTCTATTAGTGGAAGTTATGAAGATGGTTCCCACTACTGGGATTCACATTTGGTTGCTAGACACGCTACTTTGGTGAATCTTAGTAAGGAGGTCGCTGACTTGTCATATATGGATGTTGATGAttacaaaaaatatttagaatatcTGACTAATGAACTTTGTAGGCTTAAATCGAAGTACAACAATGAAGATGTTCCAGA
The DNA window shown above is from Vicia villosa cultivar HV-30 ecotype Madison, WI unplaced genomic scaffold, Vvil1.0 ctg.000067F_1_1_2_unsc, whole genome shotgun sequence and carries:
- the LOC131623436 gene encoding protein FAR1-RELATED SEQUENCE 5-like, with protein sequence MDGGDVIGHGVMQVNSEAHDGIFHENGRVNDDGELDFVSDGCLDNVEYDNRVVGEDSEFEEVEYYDEDAEEDNEFYGCEYDDEDGDDDGELDGDDYDDEIGSGYVSGHEYWNTDSNGGGISGEGSEWGSDRLNESISSDQLPDESFVVDEFDDIANMDMFNLQCDDVSKLQFGSLEIAYTWYCWFAKMNGFAVRKGQVIKKKSGDVTQQTFLCNLAGFRQNKVDNRKRGPRHETRCGCEAKFRVHIDIISHRWYVTVFTFEHNHAMLKEKHCRLLAGNRKLSKSDKMQIKNFGNVGIKVTQMIGSFANAAGGCDKVGFLKKDVHNQIARQRKEMSSDAKGAVRYLIDLRVIDPLMLVAHTVGADGTLQNLFWSDGESQKNYELFGDVLAFDATYKKNKYRCPFVVFSGVNHHNQTIIFATAIVSNEVEGTYVWLLEQFLVAMKGKTPLSVITDGDVAMRNAIRKVFPNSYHRLCAWHLLRNAISNISNPNFIPVFKKLMLGDHDVWKFESLWNEMLDRFGLEDNNWINELYQKRKMWATAHIRGNFFAGIRTTSRCEAFHSHMGQFVHSRMNMTDFVKQFHRCVAYFRFREVQADFESQYGQAVLHTNLRALERSASKHWTKEIFEMVRSVMKKVTLTSVLDIQDMASVTIYAVTKYRDEGHGWRVSHCPSNNDFRCSCLRMESIGIPCEHIVAVMVYLNIVEFPENLVLNRWSLYAKESISGSYEDGSHYWDSHLVARHATLVNLSKEVADLSYMDVDDYKKYLEYLTNELCRLKSKYNNEDVPDNIHVEEELVNILNPSCSRSKGCGPGTVGTSERPRRTQTCGICGAAGHNRRCCPTLGADGEPPADSSLQSASVRLSNDYGFSV